Proteins found in one Neofelis nebulosa isolate mNeoNeb1 chromosome 3, mNeoNeb1.pri, whole genome shotgun sequence genomic segment:
- the POU4F2 gene encoding POU domain, class 4, transcription factor 2, whose product MMMMSLNSKQAFSMPHGGSLHVEPKYSALHSASPGSSAPAAPSASSPSSSSNAGGGGGSGGGGGGRSSSSSSSGSSGSSGGGSEAMRRACLPTPPSNIFGGLDESLLARAEALAAVDIVSQSKSHHHHPPHHSPFKPDATYHTMNTIPCTSAASSSSVPISHPSALAGTHHHHHHHHHHHHQPHQALEGELLEHLSPGLALGAMAGPDGAVVSTPTHAPHMATMNPMHQAALSMAHAHGLPSHMGCMSDVDADPRDLEAFAERFKQRRIKLGVTQADVGSALANLKIPGVGSLSQSTICRFESLTLSHNNMIALKPILQAWLEEAEKSHREKLTKPELFNGAEKKRKRTSIAAPEKRSLEAYFAIQPRPSSEKIAAIAEKLDLKKNVVRVWFCNQRQKQKRMKYSAGI is encoded by the exons atgatgatgatgtccCTGAACAGCAAGCAGGCGTTCAGCATGCCGCACGGCGGCAGCCTGCACGTGGAGCCCAAGTACTCGGCACTGCACAGCGCCTCGCCCGGGTCCTCCGCGCCCGCGGCGCCCTCCGCTAGCTCCCCTAGCAGCTCGAGCAATGCTGGCGGCGGTGGTGGCAGTGGCGGGGGCGGTGGAGGCCGTAGCAGCAGCTCCAGTAGCAGtggcagcagcggcagcagcggcgGGGGCTCCGAGGCGATGCGGAGAGCGTGTCTTCCAACCCCACCG AGCAATATATTCGGCGGGCTGGATGAGAGTCTGCTGGCCCGCGCCGAAGCTCTGGCGGCCGTGGACATCGTCTCCCAGAGCAAGAGCCACCATCACCACCCGCCCCACCACAGCCCCTTCAAGCCGGACGCTACCTACCACACCATGAACACCATCCCGTGCACTTCGGCTGCCTCTTCTTCGTCGGTGCCCATCTCGCACCCGTCCGCACTGGCGGGCAcgcatcaccaccaccaccatcatcaccaccaccaccatcagccGCATCAGGCGCTGGAGGGCGAGCTGCTGGAGCACCTGAGTCCCGGTCTGGCCCTGGGTGCCATGGCTGGCCCCGACGGCGCCGTAGTGTCCACGCCAACTCATGCACCGCACATGGCTACCATGAACCCCATGCACCAAGCAGCGCTCAGCATGGCCCACGCGCATGGGCTGCCCTCACACATGGGCTGCATGAGCGACGTGGACGCCGACCCCCGGGACCTGGAGGCATTCGCCGAGCGCTTCAAGCAGCGACGCATCAAGCTGGGGGTGACCCAGGCCGATGTGGGCTCCGCACTAGCCAACCTCAAGATCCCTGGTGTGGGCTCGCTTAGCCAGAGCACCATCTGCAGGTTCGAATCCCTTACGTTGTCGCACAACAATATGATCGCGCTCAAACCCATCCTGCAAGCGTGGCTCGAAGAGGCCGAGAAGTCCCACCGAGAGAAGCTCACCAAGCCGGAGCTCTTCAACGGCGCGGAGAAGAAGCGCAAGCGCACGTCTATCGCTGCCCCAGAGAAACGTTCTCTTGAAGCCTACTTCGCCATCCAGCCGCGGCCCTCCTCCGAGAAGATCGCCGCCATCGCGGAGAAGCTGGACCTTAAGAAAAACGTGGTGCGCGTCTGGTTCTGCAAccagaggcagaaacagaaaagaatgaaatattctgCGGGCATTTAG